TTTTACAGGAGTTCAGAGCCAGTAATTGGAGGAAGGTTGAAGATACATCCGCCAAGACATGGCACTAATCATGCTGTTAATTAGTGTTACTACCACAGTATAAATGGTGACAAACCAATAATTCTAAAATGCTGTGCTGCCGTGCATGTCATCAACTAATTCAAATCAGTTCAACTAGTCTTTTGCTTCTTGGCAGTATTATTAATGTAGGGCCACAGCACAAACTCGTTTTGAGCTTCATTTTGTTCCGCAGTTCCTAGTTTAATCTGTCGGGCAAGAGCATGCAACAAGTTAAGACCTATTTAGATTCACTAGTATTAAAAGTTAGCTGCTGAAAATTAGCCTGTTAGTATAGTCTAATCCCAATGCAAATAAAATGGTAGTATTCATTCTTTTTTTGAATGGTTGAGTATTCATTCTCTCTTTCTTTTAGTGAAAGGACTTTCCCTGTTTTTTTATAGAAGGTGACGGCTGCCCTTAAACTTATGGCGTTGTGCCACCTAGGTCCACGAACTCTTAAAATCGAAATTCGACTCCATCTTAATTTGTTAAGTGGTACACCACATGTGCAATACCCTGAAATCCGACTTATGATGGCAAGGACGACCTGTTGGGCTGGTTGAACCTCTGTGAGAAGTTTTTTCGGGCCCAGCGCACCGCGACGGCGACAAGGTTTGGCTGGCCTCCTTGCACCTGACCAGCTCCGCCCAACAATGGTACTATGTCCAGCGCGACGCCGGTGTGCCGAGCTGGGAAGGCTTCAAATGGCTGTGCCACCAGCGGTTCGGGCCGCCGATCCGCACCAACCACCTCGCCGAACTCGCTCACTTGCCGTTCACGACATCTATTGACTCATATCACGGGCGTTCTAGGCTCGGATGGCGCACACGGGTCGGCTGACACTAGCATACCAGCTGGCGCAGCTCTTCACCGAGGGGGTTGCCGGATCACATCCACATAGACGTCGAGCTTCACGGCCCCCAGGACCTACAACACGCCAAGAGTTTGCTGCGCTCCTTCGAGCGGCGCAATATGGCGCCCACGGTGATTTCATCGGGTCAGGCAGTTCGGCCACCTCGCCCCAACACTCGATCAGCGGGCCTGCCAGTCACTCCTGCCGCCACCATGGCCATAAAATGTTTGTTTTACCCTCTagtctatcttcttcctcctctgtctTGCCTTTACCCATGCTCTGCTTCTTTCTTCTGCCACCGTGGCTTAAGTCGATGTGTGCCTCTGCATCCGTGGGTTTGGCTCGTCCACCAATCTGCTGCCATCCGGTGCTCACGGTGGCCCACTCCCTCCGCTCGCACACCGCGCGGCCCTGCCACCTCGTCTCCCACCGCCACCGGCGCAACCACCACCCCGGCGGGAGAGGATGGTGGCAAGCCCGGCCCTAGGCATCACGTGGGGCCCCCAAGTGCAGTAGCTTAGGCGAGTGCCATTGCCAAGCGTGAGCAGCCGGCATCATGACGGTGGCCATGGACGGCGAGGTGGGAGACGGACCGGGTGAAATGTGCCGaagcggcgacggcgaggaggcAGAAGTGGAGGAGCGGGAGGGAGCGCCGGGTGTCACCGCGGAGCAGGCACGACTGGGTGGAGGGCGTGGATTTGCCGGAGGTGGGGTAGTAGAAGAGGATCTAGCCACCGAACTATTTTTTTTTGACATCAATGCCATCGAACATAAGGAAGAGAGAGGGAAGAAAACCTGTTAGGTGAGACATAGGCAAAATCATctattagactgtctccaacgatgACACCTAAACACCGCACCCATTCTCTAGTTTAGGTCATATGCAGTAGAAAGGCTACGGTACCTAAAATGTAGATTCTCCAACAGGCCACGCAAATCAGCCCCATGTCGAAGACGGAGCAGCCGGCCCTGGCGAGCCCCGCGAAGAGCGCCGCATCGAGCCGCCACCGCCGGCGAGCGCGCTGATGGAGgagctggtggaggaggtcctgctGCGCTTCCCACCTGCCGACCTAGCGAGCCTCGTCCGGGCCGTGCTCGTCTGCAGGCGCTGGCGCCGCATCGTCATGGGCCCGCGGTTCCACCGCCGCTACCGcgagctccacctccaccgcgGGCGTGGGGGATCGTCGCCCCCGATGCTGGGCTTCCTCGCCGACACTGGAGCGGGGACCCGCTTCGTGCCCACCTCCACCTTCcgccccgcacccgcacccggcggcggcctcctcctcgtcggctgGCGCACCTCcgcggccaccaccaccgcctccgccggcGACCACCTCGACTGCTCCAGCGGCTCCCCGCAGCAGCCCTGCCTGGCCGCGCCGGCTGCGTCTGCCGCGGACCCGCCTGGAAGCGCCGGCGGCTCCCCGCCGCGGGCTCGCCTCGCCGAGCCGGCCGCGCCCCGTCGCGAGCCACGCCTTGCCGCTGGCCCACCACAACGGCGCCGGACATTTGCGTCGTCTCCCTCGCGAGACGCTTATTTGCCTTTCGAAGTGGCTGGTACGCAAAATGCGTTCTTCGTTTGGGTGCTCCGTTGGAGGTCGTTTCTGCCTACCCAAAGCATTGTGCCGCACCTATTTTGCGTTTGGGTGGtatcgttggagacagtcttacccCTCCTTTCCCGTCCCAGATTTGATAAATTCATATTTTAATGGATGCGGGGTCTTCTAGTAAACAACCACGATTTTGTAATACGGTCGGATAATGTGCCAGGTGATAATTTTtctatctcaacccctctaaacggattccaTTTGTTTGTGGTACTACTTCAATTTTCTCCAAGCTTCTATCATGTACGCGTG
This DNA window, taken from Miscanthus floridulus cultivar M001 chromosome 13, ASM1932011v1, whole genome shotgun sequence, encodes the following:
- the LOC136499502 gene encoding uncharacterized protein; the encoded protein is MAPTVISSGQAVRPPRPNTRSAGLPVTPAATMAIKCHANQPHVEDGAAGPGEPREERRIEPPPPASALMEELVEEVLLRFPPADLASLVRAVLVCRRWRRIVMGPRFHRRYRELHLHRGRGGSSPPMLGFLADTGAGTRFVPTSTFRPAPAPGGGLLLVGWRTSAATTTASAGDHLDCSSGSPQQPCLAAPAASAADPPGSAGGSPPRARLAEPAAPRREPRLAAGPPQRRRTFASSPSRDAYLPFEVADLINSYFNGCGVF